From a region of the Bacteroidota bacterium genome:
- a CDS encoding sigma-54 dependent transcriptional regulator, whose product MPRILVIDDERSIRSTLREILEYEKFDVDDAADGIQGLEMIKNSTYDVILCDIKMPQMDGIEVLEKTIQVSDTPVVMISGHGTIDTAVEAIKKGAFDFISKPLDLNRLLITIRNAMDRSLLITETKALKKKVGGFNDMIGEAPPIQHIKDMIDRVAPTDARVLITGSNGTGKELVARWLHEKSKRVNGPFIEVNCAAIPSELIESKLFGHEKGSFTSAIKQRKGDFEQANGGTLFLDEIGDMSLSAQAKVLRALQENTIMRVGGEKPIPVDVRIIAATNKELKEEISKNAFREDLYHRISVIIIHVPPLKERKDDIPLLAEHFLQDICDSEGKPLMNFTDDALVELKKYEWTGNVRELRNVVERLAILCDNIITAGDVELYAQPLQQRGI is encoded by the coding sequence ATGCCCCGTATTTTAGTCATCGACGACGAACGTAGCATCCGCAGCACCCTGCGTGAGATTCTTGAATACGAGAAATTCGATGTTGATGATGCCGCAGATGGCATCCAGGGGCTGGAAATGATAAAAAACAGCACCTACGACGTCATCCTATGTGATATCAAGATGCCGCAGATGGATGGCATTGAGGTACTCGAAAAAACCATTCAGGTCAGCGACACGCCTGTTGTCATGATCTCAGGTCATGGCACTATTGACACGGCTGTGGAAGCCATAAAAAAAGGAGCCTTCGACTTTATCTCCAAACCCCTTGACCTTAACCGCCTGCTCATCACTATCCGCAATGCCATGGACAGGTCATTGCTGATCACCGAAACCAAAGCCCTTAAAAAAAAGGTCGGCGGATTCAATGATATGATTGGCGAGGCACCGCCTATTCAGCATATTAAAGACATGATTGACCGTGTGGCTCCTACTGATGCCCGTGTGCTCATCACCGGCTCAAACGGCACCGGAAAAGAACTTGTGGCACGGTGGCTGCATGAAAAAAGTAAACGCGTCAACGGTCCTTTTATTGAAGTCAACTGTGCTGCCATACCCTCTGAACTGATCGAAAGCAAACTCTTCGGCCATGAGAAAGGGTCGTTCACATCAGCTATAAAACAACGAAAGGGCGACTTTGAACAAGCCAATGGCGGCACCCTGTTCCTCGATGAGATCGGCGATATGAGCCTGTCGGCACAGGCCAAGGTTCTCAGAGCCCTGCAGGAAAACACCATCATGCGCGTCGGCGGCGAAAAACCTATACCCGTCGACGTCAGGATCATCGCCGCCACGAATAAAGAGCTCAAGGAGGAAATAAGTAAAAATGCCTTCCGTGAAGATCTTTATCACCGCATCAGCGTGATCATCATCCACGTTCCGCCACTGAAAGAACGAAAAGATGATATCCCCCTGCTGGCCGAACATTTCCTTCAAGACATCTGTGACAGTGAGGGTAAACCTTTGATGAACTTCACTGATGATGCTCTTGTGGAACTAAAAAAATATGAGTGGACAGGTAATGTGCGTGAACTCAGGAATGTTGTTGAACGCCTGGCCATCCTGTGCGACAATATCATCACTGCCGGTGATGTGGAGCTTTATGCCCAGCCGTTGCAGCAAAGGGGAATTTAA
- a CDS encoding adenylate/guanylate cyclase domain-containing protein, with product MNYNRVPQYYGFRTFLLAALIYYLLVMPFISILFLKYAPQLIERGQQLNQTSTAGMLPAQRAIPLPDSLIHLGTDSSSLMLNLFPGTIDTVKRLPADTVGLELFFRTPSGTGQAEEKSQLTKTFQLLFRLLVISFVAGFLFNIPYKRYFRRKRKNLRISKKLFTFCKKYLLYTPYINSGILAMAFIITTGYMIYVLSKPGLFTDDAFRHIYRQFFYVSVISSLLAVLFVYFWQKHRVHIKYLEHLYTADELRKRIFSQKSGKIRNRFLFSSSMTTLLPLLIVILYLFISLTPVSDLGDLTQDQIKILLGDYTKIFGLPQTIEPGSIYRSLFYVNAIDNISMFVGISAGIFISLIYIVFFVRWTTQDIVSPVKELLYNMKLTGEGSMNNFTIVRTNDEIGQLTEGYNEMSQKIKDYINNISRMNEAYSRFVPKQFLDFLGKESFVDIKLGDQVQQEMTVLFTDIRSFTAISEEMTPKENFDFLNHYLGYMEPVIRNNSGFIDKFIGDSIMALFPDNPGDAINAAIEMRIKLTQFNQVMGQFGKPEIDSGIGIHIGLLMLGVVGGEGRMDGTVISDAVNLASRLEGLTRMYGCSIIISEDTLIKLDDPSAYNYRFLDIVKVKGKKEAVYIFEIIDGEPEDIKRLKIMTKNQFAKGISLYKNKQFRQALVEFIEVKEANIHDKAAALYINRCEKIIHSGLPDDWDGVLILDTKY from the coding sequence ATGAATTATAATAGAGTACCGCAATATTACGGTTTCCGTACCTTCCTTCTGGCAGCGCTTATCTATTATCTGCTGGTGATGCCATTTATCAGTATACTTTTCCTGAAATATGCTCCGCAGCTTATTGAAAGAGGCCAGCAATTAAATCAGACAAGCACCGCCGGTATGTTACCCGCACAACGGGCGATACCCCTTCCCGACTCACTTATCCACCTGGGTACTGACTCATCATCCCTTATGTTAAATCTTTTTCCCGGAACCATCGACACTGTAAAAAGGCTGCCGGCAGATACCGTAGGACTGGAGCTCTTTTTCAGAACCCCCTCCGGCACAGGACAAGCTGAGGAAAAAAGCCAGCTGACAAAGACATTCCAGCTGCTTTTCAGGTTACTTGTCATAAGTTTCGTCGCCGGTTTCCTTTTCAACATACCTTACAAAAGATACTTCCGCCGTAAACGTAAAAATCTCCGGATTTCTAAGAAACTCTTTACGTTCTGTAAAAAATATTTGCTCTATACCCCTTATATCAACAGCGGCATCCTGGCAATGGCATTTATCATCACCACAGGTTATATGATCTATGTATTATCAAAACCGGGCCTGTTCACCGATGATGCCTTCAGACATATATACCGCCAGTTCTTCTATGTATCGGTGATCTCCTCCCTTTTAGCCGTATTGTTTGTTTATTTCTGGCAGAAACACCGCGTACATATCAAATACCTCGAACACCTTTACACAGCCGATGAGCTTCGCAAACGGATTTTCAGCCAGAAATCCGGAAAAATCCGAAACCGTTTTCTTTTTAGCAGTTCCATGACCACCCTGTTGCCTCTTTTGATCGTCATCTTATACCTTTTCATCAGCCTCACGCCTGTTTCTGATCTCGGTGATCTCACCCAGGATCAGATCAAAATACTGCTCGGCGACTATACCAAGATTTTCGGATTACCACAAACAATCGAACCTGGAAGCATATACCGCAGCCTGTTTTATGTGAACGCTATCGACAACATCTCCATGTTCGTAGGCATCAGTGCAGGCATTTTCATTTCACTTATTTACATTGTTTTCTTTGTTCGCTGGACAACCCAGGATATCGTCAGTCCGGTCAAAGAACTTCTATATAATATGAAACTCACCGGCGAAGGCAGCATGAACAATTTCACCATTGTCAGGACTAATGATGAGATAGGCCAGCTTACCGAAGGATATAATGAAATGTCACAAAAAATTAAAGATTATATCAATAATATCTCCCGCATGAATGAGGCTTACTCCCGCTTCGTGCCTAAACAGTTTCTTGATTTCCTGGGCAAGGAGAGTTTTGTTGATATCAAGCTGGGTGACCAGGTGCAACAGGAGATGACTGTGCTGTTTACAGATATACGTTCCTTTACAGCTATCTCTGAAGAGATGACGCCGAAGGAAAACTTCGACTTCCTGAACCACTATCTCGGCTATATGGAACCCGTGATCAGGAACAATAGCGGCTTCATCGATAAATTCATAGGCGATTCCATCATGGCCCTGTTCCCTGATAATCCCGGCGACGCCATCAATGCGGCCATTGAGATGCGGATAAAGCTCACGCAGTTCAACCAGGTAATGGGACAATTTGGCAAACCTGAAATCGACAGCGGCATCGGCATTCACATTGGCCTTCTCATGCTTGGCGTCGTGGGTGGTGAAGGACGAATGGACGGCACGGTCATCTCCGATGCCGTCAACCTGGCATCACGGCTCGAAGGCCTCACAAGGATGTACGGCTGTTCTATCATCATCAGCGAGGATACGCTTATCAAGCTCGATGACCCGAGTGCCTATAATTACAGGTTCCTCGACATCGTAAAAGTAAAAGGCAAAAAAGAAGCTGTGTATATCTTCGAGATCATCGATGGTGAGCCTGAGGACATCAAACGGTTGAAGATCATGACCAAAAACCAGTTTGCCAAAGGCATCAGCCTCTATAAGAATAAACAGTTCCGCCAGGCACTTGTAGAATTCATTGAAGTGAAAGAAGCCAATATTCATGACAAAGCCGCAGCCCTTTACATCAATAGGTGTGAGAAAATTATCCACTCCGGACTGCCGGATGACTGGGATGGAGTTTTAATACTGGATACAAAGTATTAA
- a CDS encoding universal stress protein, translated as MKDNMNNIILVPTDFSEVCDNATNQAAEAAKLLKYKICLLHVINKDTKAYLDKVMQRENAIHEKLNAKAEEIRKKYKIEVDILAKEGSIFTTIGEVAKDIGANLLYLGTHGKVGMQKLTGSFALKVVTSSPVPVIVVQKRPFKKGYKNIVLPITSEAGPWEKTKWAVFISRQFGATIHILQLSTADDGVVEAAKQIGQYFKKNKVKYSYVISEKTGGFSKQVIEYATSVDADMIMIMTNPDTNFSKFFLGTYDEEMIFNPSQIPVMCINPRKFNYQILGL; from the coding sequence ATGAAAGATAACATGAACAATATCATTCTGGTGCCAACAGATTTCTCTGAAGTCTGCGACAATGCCACCAACCAGGCCGCTGAGGCAGCAAAACTGCTAAAGTATAAGATCTGTCTCCTCCACGTCATCAATAAGGATACAAAAGCCTATCTGGATAAGGTGATGCAGAGGGAAAATGCCATCCATGAAAAGCTCAATGCAAAGGCTGAAGAGATCAGGAAAAAATATAAGATCGAAGTAGACATTCTTGCCAAGGAAGGCAGCATCTTCACGACCATTGGCGAAGTAGCCAAAGATATCGGGGCAAATTTGCTTTACCTCGGCACGCATGGAAAAGTCGGCATGCAAAAACTCACCGGTAGTTTTGCCCTTAAGGTCGTCACAAGTTCTCCTGTGCCGGTGATCGTTGTACAAAAAAGGCCTTTTAAAAAAGGCTATAAGAATATTGTTCTCCCCATCACCAGCGAAGCAGGGCCATGGGAAAAAACAAAATGGGCGGTTTTCATTTCCCGTCAGTTTGGCGCCACCATTCATATCCTTCAGCTGAGTACGGCCGATGATGGAGTGGTTGAAGCAGCCAAACAAATAGGCCAGTATTTCAAGAAGAACAAGGTAAAATATTCGTATGTTATTTCCGAAAAGACCGGTGGATTCTCGAAACAGGTCATTGAATATGCCACATCTGTCGATGCCGATATGATCATGATCATGACCAATCCCGATACGAACTTTTCAAAATTCTTCCTTGGAACCTATGATGAAGAGATGATCTTCAATCCATCGCAGATACCGGTGATGTGTATTAATCCACGGAAGTTCAATTATCAGATATTGGGGCTGTAG